Part of the Kushneria marisflavi genome, GCCTGGAGGCGGGTGGCGGCCGCCTCGCTGCCCTGTTGCTGCTGGGCCTGGGTCAGCAGGTCGTTGGGCGACTGACCGCCAAAGCGATTAACAATGCCCGATGTGCCGGCACAGCCTGCCAGTGTGAGTGCCACCATGGCCGCGCCGGCCAGTCTGGTAAATGATGTTCGCATGCCTGGGCAGTTCCTTTTCTTGCCGGTCTCCATGATGGCGCCACAGCGTGGCGTCCGCGAACTGCACGGCGTACCATGCAGCTCCAGTCGAGCCTGTACCGTTTTTGGTCATGACACAGGCAAATCCGAAAGCAATGACGCGTCCGAACCAGTGTAGTGTGATGACATGAATAGTTTTAGCAAGGGCGCATTGTACGTGGTTGCCACACCGATTGGTAACCTTGACGACCTCTCCAGACGCGCCATGGATACCCTGGCACAGGCCGATCTGATCGCGGCAGAAGATACCCGTCACAGCGTGCGCCTGCTCGATCATATCGGGGTGAGGGTGCCGCTGGTGTCGCTTCACGAACATAATGAAACCTCGCGAATCGAGCGCATCCGACAAGCGCTTGATGACGGTCAGCGCGTTGCGCTGATCAGTGATGCCGGCACGCCGCTGATTTCTGACCCCGGCTATCGTCTGGTGCAGGCACTGCGGGAGGCCGATTACACCGTTATTCCCATTCCCGGACCCAGCGCGCTGATCACGGCGCTGAGTGCTGCAGGGCTGCCGACCGAGCGTTTTCTGTTCGAAGGCTTTTTGCCGGCCAAAAGTTCCGGACGACGCCAGCGTCTGAGCGACGTTGTCGAGCTGCCGGTAACGATTGTGCTCTATGAGTCGCCGCATCGGATTCGCCAGTTGCTGGAGGATATCGAGATCGTGTTCGGTGAACGTCACCTTGTCGTGGCTCGTGAACTGACCAAGACCTTTGAAACCTTTTTGCAGGGGACGGCGAGCACTCTGCTGGCGCGCATGATGGATGACCCCGATCAGATGCGTGGTGAATTTGTGGTCATGATGGCGCCGGCGCCTGAAAAGGCACCCGCCGACAGCGGCCAGATTGATGGTGATCAGCTGTTGTCCTCGCTGCTGGAGGAGGGGGTGGGGGTCAAGCAATCGGCCAGTGTGGCCACTCGTATACTGGGTGGTCGCAAGAGCGACTGGTATCAGCGTGCGCAGGCGATCAAGGATGGTGGTTTTTGTAATTAATTGTTGCCTGTAGGTCACCAGGGCCGGTGCACAAGGATAAAAATGGTTAACGCGCTTGGAGCCGGGGTTCGGCACTGATATTCTTGCGCGCTTGGGAGTCGGCCGGACAGTCGCCGCTGAACTTTCGGGTTCGGGGGAGGAAAGTCCGGGCTCCACAGGGCAGGATGCCAGGTAACGCCTGGGCGGCGCGAGCCGACGGAAAGTGCAGCAGAGAGTAGACCGCCCAAGCGGTGTCGGGTCTCTCGGCACCGACGGCAAGGGTGAAAGGGTGCGGTAAGAGCGCACCGCACGCCTGGTAACAGGTCGTGGCATGGTAAACCCCATCCGGAGCAAGACCGAATAGGAACCCATTGGCGTGGCCCGCGTCGGGTTCGGGTAGGTTGCTTGAGGCGTTCGGTGACGAACGCCCTAGAGGAATGACTGTTCTCGACAGAACCCGGCTTACAGGCCGACTCCCACCTGTTTTCCCCTTGAAACATCCCTTGAGTCCTCATGAATCAGACCCCAGGTATCCGGCAAGACCACAAGCATGAAAGCGTCCTGCTTGAGGGTGCCGTCGATGCCCTCGTTCAGCGGCCCGACGGCCTCTATCTGGACGGCACTTTCGGGCGTGGCGGGCATTCCCGCGCCATCCTTGACCGCCTGAGTGATCAGGGGCGCCTGGTCGCCATCGACCGCGATCCTGATGCACTTGCCGCCGCCGCAGACATCGAGGATTCACGATTTAGTATCGCGCGCGCCACGTTTGCTGATCTGGGCGAAGTAGCGCGTCAGCAGGGCGTCCACGGCAAGCTCTCCGGCATTTTGCTGGATGTTGGCGTGTCGTCTCCTCAGCTTGATGATGCCAGCCGTGGTTTCAGCTTCATGCGCGACGGCCCGCTTGATATGCGCATGGACCCCGATTCGGGCATCAGTGCGGCCCAATGGATTGCCGAAACCTCCGAGCGCGAGATGGCAGACGTCTTCAAGCGTCTGGGCGAGGAGCGTTTTGCCAGGCGTCTGGCTCGGGCGGTCGTCACGCAGCGCAAGGAAGCCCCCATTACCCGTACCGTGGAACTTGCCGAGCTTTTGAAGACGGCGCATCCGGCGTGGGAAAAGGGACGCCATCCTGCCACACGTGCCTTTCAGGCCATTCGTATTCATCTCAATGATGAGCTGGGTCAGCTCGAGCGTGCCCTGGAGGCCGCGCTTGAGGCTCTGGCTCCCGATGGACGGCTGGTGGTGATCAGTTTTCACTCGCTGGAAGATCGTCTGGTCAAGCGCTTTATCCGTGACAAGTCACGGGGCGATCAGCACCTGCCACGGCACATGCCGCTTCGCGAGGACCAGATTCGTCGCGACATGGCACCTGTCGGCAAGGCGATTCGCCCGGATGATCAGGAAACCGGGTTTAATGTCCGTGCCCGCAGCGCAGTCATGCGTGTGGCTCGCAAGCTGGGGCAGGAGAGCTAGTCGCCATGGTTGAACGCACTTCCGGCTCTCCTTCGCGCAGTCAATGGCAGTGGCCCTTTCGGCTCCGCCTGACCTTCCTGCATGGCGTGATTCTGGCCATGCTGCTGCTGGTCATCTTTTCAGCGCTGGGTGTGATCAGTACGGCCTATCACACGCGCTCTCAATATGCGCGCCTTCAGACCATGGAGCACAAGCATGACCAGCTTCAAACGGTCTGGAGTCGTTTGCTGCTGGAAGAGAGTACCTGGTCGACCCCTTCACGTATCGAAAATCTGGCGCGTGATCGTCTCGAGATGCATGTGCCGGATGTCCACCACACCAGGGTCATGCGGCCATGAGTGAACAAAACCGCCGCGTCGGACGCAATGCGCGCATGTATGGCGGGGATACGGCTGCCAGTCATGTGGCGGCCA contains:
- the rsmI gene encoding 16S rRNA (cytidine(1402)-2'-O)-methyltransferase, translating into MNSFSKGALYVVATPIGNLDDLSRRAMDTLAQADLIAAEDTRHSVRLLDHIGVRVPLVSLHEHNETSRIERIRQALDDGQRVALISDAGTPLISDPGYRLVQALREADYTVIPIPGPSALITALSAAGLPTERFLFEGFLPAKSSGRRQRLSDVVELPVTIVLYESPHRIRQLLEDIEIVFGERHLVVARELTKTFETFLQGTASTLLARMMDDPDQMRGEFVVMMAPAPEKAPADSGQIDGDQLLSSLLEEGVGVKQSASVATRILGGRKSDWYQRAQAIKDGGFCN
- the rsmH gene encoding 16S rRNA (cytosine(1402)-N(4))-methyltransferase RsmH, translated to MNQTPGIRQDHKHESVLLEGAVDALVQRPDGLYLDGTFGRGGHSRAILDRLSDQGRLVAIDRDPDALAAAADIEDSRFSIARATFADLGEVARQQGVHGKLSGILLDVGVSSPQLDDASRGFSFMRDGPLDMRMDPDSGISAAQWIAETSEREMADVFKRLGEERFARRLARAVVTQRKEAPITRTVELAELLKTAHPAWEKGRHPATRAFQAIRIHLNDELGQLERALEAALEALAPDGRLVVISFHSLEDRLVKRFIRDKSRGDQHLPRHMPLREDQIRRDMAPVGKAIRPDDQETGFNVRARSAVMRVARKLGQES
- the ftsL gene encoding cell division protein FtsL, whose protein sequence is MVERTSGSPSRSQWQWPFRLRLTFLHGVILAMLLLVIFSALGVISTAYHTRSQYARLQTMEHKHDQLQTVWSRLLLEESTWSTPSRIENLARDRLEMHVPDVHHTRVMRP